A window of the Bacteroidia bacterium genome harbors these coding sequences:
- the panB gene encoding 3-methyl-2-oxobutanoate hydroxymethyltransferase — protein MSINKEIKRVTTYTLQEMKRAGIPIAMLTAYDYSMAKILDSTGIDVILVGDSASNIMAGHETTLPITLDQMIYHASSVIRAIKRALVVVDLPFGSYQGNSKEALNSAIRVMKESGAHAIKLEGGRAVKESIERILSAGIPVMGHLGLTPQSIYKFGTYEVRAREAEEAKMLLEDAILLEEVGCFAIVLEKIPSELAKKVHERVKIPLIGIGAGRHVDGQVLVTHDMLGINKEFAPRFLRRYLDGYTLIHDAVKRYIHDVKTRDFPNEKESY, from the coding sequence ATGTCTATCAACAAAGAAATTAAGAGAGTTACCACTTATACCCTGCAGGAAATGAAGCGGGCAGGCATTCCAATTGCCATGCTAACTGCTTATGACTATTCTATGGCAAAAATTTTAGATAGCACGGGGATTGATGTCATTTTAGTAGGCGACTCGGCTTCAAATATTATGGCAGGGCATGAGACTACTTTACCTATCACATTAGACCAAATGATATACCATGCTTCTTCGGTTATTAGGGCTATCAAACGGGCGTTGGTAGTAGTAGACCTACCTTTTGGCAGTTATCAAGGTAATTCAAAGGAAGCACTAAATTCGGCTATTCGGGTAATGAAAGAATCAGGGGCACATGCTATTAAATTAGAAGGGGGGCGTGCGGTAAAGGAATCTATAGAACGCATTTTAAGTGCGGGTATTCCTGTGATGGGGCATTTGGGACTCACTCCGCAATCTATTTACAAATTTGGCACGTATGAGGTACGCGCTCGTGAAGCCGAAGAAGCTAAAATGTTATTAGAAGACGCTATTTTGTTAGAAGAAGTAGGCTGTTTTGCCATTGTATTAGAAAAAATTCCTAGCGAATTAGCTAAAAAAGTACATGAAAGGGTAAAAATTCCCTTAATTGGTATAGGTGCGGGCAGGCACGTAGATGGACAAGTTTTAGTAACACATGATATGTTGGGAATCAATAAAGAGTTTGCTCCTCGATTTTTACGCCGATATTTAGATGGCTACACTCTTATCCACGATGCAGTTAAACGATATATTCACGATGTAAAGACTAGAGATTTTCCGAATGAAAAAGAGTCTTATTGA
- a CDS encoding DUF1294 domain-containing protein has product MNLKTLFLVYVIIINLVTYFAFASDKYRAQNYRSRIPEKRLHTLTLLGGTLGAWLAIFRLRHKNRKFSFLIITFLITVLQAGLGYLLIFYI; this is encoded by the coding sequence ATGAACTTAAAAACTTTATTTTTAGTTTATGTAATTATTATTAACCTGGTTACCTACTTTGCTTTTGCTTCGGATAAATATCGTGCTCAAAATTACAGAAGTAGGATTCCCGAAAAACGGCTTCATACTTTAACTCTGCTGGGTGGAACGTTGGGTGCTTGGTTAGCTATTTTTCGTCTTAGACATAAAAATCGCAAATTTTCATTCCTTATTATCACTTTTTTAATTACTGTTCTACAAGCAGGCTTAGGATACTTACTTATTTTTTACATTTGA
- the dprA gene encoding DNA-processing protein DprA, which yields MDKLYLLALQNIHGIGPVRAKNLIAYCGDAQAIFRLSQQRLLKIPNIGEQTAKAIASGLCLKAAEKELNFCEKNGIEVISCYEEHYPNLLKQIPDSPIILFKKGNLNLNQKMAIAVVGTRQATSYGKSITEKFVSAFAQANLNIVSGLAIGIDVTAHRAALSNKGSTTCVLAHGLDRIYPPHHKTIAQEMLENGAWLTEYPSNTQPESTNFPERNRIIAGMCVATLVIEARPKGGALITARIAFSKNREVYAVPGDINRLCAKGSNELIKQNIAKLVTEPEDILADLNLAQITNKPQTAQPSTLPLTPEEQHIVQILQEKECVIDELIVKTDMPAGKLFSILLDMEFKGIISQLPGKKFKLL from the coding sequence GTGGATAAATTATACTTACTAGCACTTCAAAACATACACGGCATAGGACCTGTTAGAGCAAAAAATTTAATTGCTTATTGTGGTGATGCGCAAGCTATTTTTCGTTTATCACAACAAAGATTACTTAAAATTCCAAACATAGGCGAACAAACCGCAAAAGCTATTGCAAGTGGCTTATGCCTAAAAGCTGCTGAAAAAGAGCTTAATTTTTGTGAAAAAAATGGAATAGAGGTTATCAGCTGTTACGAAGAGCATTATCCCAACTTACTTAAACAAATTCCCGATTCTCCCATCATTTTGTTCAAAAAGGGAAACTTGAACCTAAATCAAAAAATGGCTATAGCTGTAGTAGGCACTCGCCAAGCTACTTCATACGGCAAAAGCATTACAGAAAAATTTGTATCTGCTTTCGCACAGGCTAATTTGAACATAGTTAGCGGACTAGCAATAGGTATAGACGTAACCGCGCATAGAGCAGCTTTAAGTAATAAAGGTAGTACCACTTGTGTATTAGCTCATGGATTAGACCGTATATATCCCCCTCATCACAAAACTATTGCGCAGGAAATGCTAGAAAATGGGGCTTGGCTTACAGAGTATCCCTCAAATACACAACCTGAAAGCACAAATTTTCCTGAACGTAATCGGATTATTGCAGGTATGTGCGTAGCTACTTTGGTCATAGAAGCTCGCCCAAAAGGTGGTGCTTTAATTACGGCACGCATTGCTTTTAGTAAAAACAGGGAAGTATATGCGGTACCAGGGGATATAAATCGGCTTTGTGCCAAAGGCAGCAACGAATTGATTAAACAAAATATTGCCAAATTAGTTACAGAACCCGAAGATATCCTTGCTGACCTTAATTTAGCTCAAATTACAAACAAGCCACAGACTGCCCAACCTTCCACGCTTCCCTTAACGCCCGAAGAGCAGCACATTGTTCAAATTTTACAAGAAAAAGAATGTGTAATAGATGAACTTATAGTCAAAACTGACATGCCTGCGGGGAAACTGTTTTCTATTTTGTTGGATATGGAATTTAAAGGAATTATATCACAGTTGCCAGGTAAAAAGTTTAAACTCCTTTAA
- the rpsU gene encoding 30S ribosomal protein S21, translating into MIIVNVKENENFEKALRRFKKKYEKIGILRELRNRSAYIKPSVKRRMIKNRAIRRQALLAKENY; encoded by the coding sequence ATGATTATAGTCAATGTAAAAGAAAACGAAAACTTTGAAAAAGCGCTACGCCGCTTTAAGAAAAAGTATGAAAAAATCGGTATTTTGAGAGAACTACGTAACCGCAGTGCTTATATCAAACCTTCGGTAAAAAGGCGAATGATTAAAAATCGTGCTATACGCCGCCAAGCGTTACTTGCCAAAGAAAACTACTAA
- a CDS encoding M15 family metallopeptidase, whose product MQSKLSPQKLWASFFIILPQLIFAQKDTVIHLPYAIEPADSMTYFGKVRVHKQCYPVLKKMIEEAQKQNVHIGVYSAYRDSAEQAYQFYHLGNLHKQTLSQRLKHTAPPHYSEHHTGFAIDFMDLDYPHLTYQIAFEKTPTFKWLQKNACRYGFVLSFPPNNKQNVQYEPWHWRYEGNEYARSKFQKSYEYR is encoded by the coding sequence ATGCAAAGCAAGCTAAGCCCACAAAAGCTATGGGCTTCTTTTTTTATTATTTTGCCGCAACTTATTTTTGCTCAAAAAGATACAGTTATCCACCTACCTTATGCCATAGAACCTGCAGACAGCATGACGTACTTCGGCAAGGTACGCGTACATAAACAATGTTATCCCGTACTCAAAAAAATGATAGAAGAAGCCCAAAAGCAAAATGTTCATATAGGTGTTTACTCTGCGTACAGAGATAGCGCTGAACAAGCTTACCAATTTTATCACTTAGGCAACTTGCACAAACAAACTTTATCGCAACGATTGAAGCACACTGCGCCCCCGCATTACAGTGAGCACCACACAGGCTTTGCCATAGACTTTATGGACTTAGATTATCCTCACTTAACCTATCAAATAGCTTTTGAAAAAACGCCTACCTTCAAATGGCTACAAAAAAACGCTTGCCGATATGGATTTGTGCTTAGCTTTCCTCCTAATAACAAGCAAAACGTACAGTATGAACCTTGGCACTGGCGGTACGAAGGAAACGAATACGCCCGAAGTAAATTCCAAAAAAGTTATGAATATCGATAA